The genomic stretch GATTCTCGGTGCGCTCGGGGCCGAGGCCCAAGGTGCCGGCACCTCGCGTGATCACCAGGCGAATGTACCCGTCGGTGAATTCGCTCTGCTTGACCGTCTCCAGGCAGGCTTCGGTCAGGTCTGCCGACGTCATCGGGATTTTCAGGCAAATGGCCTTTGCCGAGTCATAAAGACGGCGGATATGCTGTTCTAGGCGGAAGATCTTTCCGTTGTAAATTCGCAGGCCCTCAAACACCCCGTCCCCATACAGTAGGCCATGATCGAAAACGCTGACCATTGCTTCGTTGGGGGCGAAAAACTTCCCGTTGATATAGACTTTCGCAGACATGGGTATCTTACTGGGAGATTCGGTGTGAGGGGTGGAAACTCGCATTATACCCTAATCCTATGAACTTGCCCTAGAGCCCTCTTAGGGGCTCCCAGATGGGAGTTAGTAAACTTCATGCTCCCTGCCAGACAGTCGAATGAGGGCGAGGTTCAGGACCTGCTATGCGAATTGCGTGAAAGAGTTGTATCGGCCCGAGAGGGGGGGATCTAAATGATGTTGATAGATTTACGGATCTCGGCCTGAACGACGTCGACAGCTTGGGTTCCGTCAACCTCGACGACCAGTTCCTTACGGCGGAAGATCTCGAGCACGGGCTTGGTTTTCTCGTGGTATTCGGCCAAACGATTGGCCAGAACTTCTTCCGTATCGTCGGCCCGACGGATCAGCTTTCCGCCGCAGATATCGCACCGACCTTCGATTTTCGGGCGGTGATCGATCACGTTGAAGTCGACCCCGCAATCTTCACACAACCGGCGAGCGAGGACGCGTTTTTTGATCACCTCGTCCGGCACCACGATATGGACGACCGCGTCGATGTCGTAGCTTTCCAGGAAAAACGCGGCCTGATTGGCATTCCGCGGAAAGCCGTCGAGGATGAAGCCGAAGTTCCAGTCATGCTCTTGCAGTCGACGCTGGACGATTTCTTCAACGATTTCGTCATCGACCAGCTTACCGGCGTTTAGAATACGCTTGATCTTCGCCGCTAACTTGGTGTGGTTCTTGATGTTCCATCGCAAGATGTCCCCGACACCGATGTGGGTCAGATCCAGATGCTGTTCTAATAGTTTGGCCTGAGTTCCTTTACCGGAACCCTGTACGCCCATGAACACATACTTGTGCATGGCGACGTCCTTGCGAA from Blastopirellula marina encodes the following:
- a CDS encoding adenylate kinase family protein, yielding MHKYVFMGVQGSGKGTQAKLLEQHLDLTHIGVGDILRWNIKNHTKLAAKIKRILNAGKLVDDEIVEEIVQRRLQEHDWNFGFILDGFPRNANQAAFFLESYDIDAVVHIVVPDEVIKKRVLARRLCEDCGVDFNVIDHRPKIEGRCDICGGKLIRRADDTEEVLANRLAEYHEKTKPVLEIFRRKELVVEVDGTQAVDVVQAEIRKSINII